From one Lactiplantibacillus paraplantarum genomic stretch:
- a CDS encoding IS3 family transposase has translation MELVDELRQNFQVSIKLVLKAVRIPRSTYYYAKEHRGRNLDDSQIIQAIDEIRQQDPKYTRKYGYRRITGALHDAYGFKINHKRVLRIMREQDWLCGAFNRQKRKYNSYKGTVGVIAPNRLKRRFKTDRPYQKLVTDVSEFRYGNQSQNERVYLEPVLDLFNGEVLAFNISDHPTVEFALKPLKEALNQIPVLDYRTTVHTDQGFQYQHRHWQNTLKEHHVFQSMSRKATCLDNAAMESFFHIMKVEVMDEHFETKTALIEAMNEWIDFYNHRRIKTKLDGKSPIKYRELTVQKAA, from the coding sequence ATCGAACTAGTAGACGAGTTAAGGCAGAATTTTCAAGTTTCCATCAAACTAGTTCTTAAGGCTGTTCGTATTCCTCGCAGCACGTATTATTATGCTAAGGAGCATCGTGGTCGTAACTTAGATGATTCACAAATTATTCAGGCAATTGATGAGATTCGTCAACAAGATCCAAAATATACTCGGAAATACGGGTACCGACGAATAACCGGTGCTTTACATGACGCTTATGGCTTTAAAATCAATCATAAGCGGGTCTTACGGATTATGCGGGAACAAGACTGGCTATGTGGCGCCTTTAATCGGCAGAAACGAAAGTATAATTCTTACAAGGGAACTGTTGGCGTCATCGCCCCAAATCGACTTAAGCGACGATTCAAAACAGATCGGCCTTACCAGAAGTTAGTCACCGACGTCAGTGAATTTCGATATGGGAACCAAAGCCAAAATGAACGGGTTTATTTAGAACCAGTCCTCGACCTCTTCAATGGAGAGGTTCTGGCTTTCAATATCAGTGACCACCCGACCGTTGAATTCGCTTTAAAGCCTTTGAAAGAAGCCCTAAATCAAATACCGGTGTTAGATTATCGGACGACTGTCCATACTGACCAAGGGTTTCAGTATCAGCATCGCCACTGGCAAAACACGCTTAAAGAGCACCATGTATTTCAGAGTATGTCGCGTAAAGCCACTTGTCTCGACAACGCCGCCATGGAGTCGTTTTTTCACATTATGAAAGTCGAGGTTATGGATGAACATTTTGAGACCAAAACAGCGCTTATCGAAGCTATGAACGAATGGATAGACTTCTACAATCATCGGCGCATCAAAACAAAACTGGACGGCAAGTCCCCGATAAAATACCGGGAACTTACCGTCCAGAAAGCAGCTTAA
- a CDS encoding flavocytochrome c: MKFVGIVGTNARHSYNRMLLEFMQHHFATQAEIEILELADVPMFDESNDQTDSTVIQKFATKIAAADGVIIASPEHNHSVPSALKSIIEWLSFKIHPLDGQAVMIVGASYSVQGSSRAQLHLRQILDAPGVNASVMPGSEFLLGRAQTAFDDQGNLKVQGTVDFLDSCFAKFQKFATIVAEMRAPEALSFAPGTYQVTATGHNGELPMRVILSADRIENIEIDTSSETQGIADVAFERIPKEIIAGQTLAVDAISGASITSHGVIDGVARAVKEAGANPDDLKKRRATKQTVQSAVKEVTTDVVVVGAGGAGLTAAAKVLQAGHQAVVLEKFPAVGGNTVRAGGPMNAADPDWQRQFAALPGEKQTLKDLSERDESTIAPEYRADFRELKQQIEAYLTANTNQQGTLFDSTLLHRIQTYLGGQRTDLNGQEIHGQYDLVKELTDNALDSVKWLQSIGVKFDESQVTMPVGAIWRRGHKPMGDLGFAYIKTLRAFVEQQGGTIMTETPVQELLVTDGQVRGVIATNVAHEKVIIHADAVILASGGFAANTKMLQKYNTYWTAIDDDVKTTNSPAMTGDGIRLGTSVGAALVGMGFSQMMPVSDPETGELFSGLQVPPANFVMVNQQGKRFVNEYGSRDELTQAAIDNGSLFYLIADNEIKKTAYNTTQAKIDQQVANGTLFRADTLAELAQQIGMDPAVLTKTIADYNRYVDAGKDPEFHKTAFDLKVAVAPFYATPRKPATHHTMGGLKIDTDAHVLNTDGRIINGLYAAGEVAGGIHAGNRLGGNSLSDIFTFGRIAAAHAVAEHVDSVTA, encoded by the coding sequence ATGAAATTTGTTGGAATTGTTGGCACGAACGCACGCCATTCTTATAATCGGATGTTACTGGAATTTATGCAACACCACTTTGCGACGCAGGCTGAAATCGAAATTTTAGAATTGGCTGATGTCCCAATGTTTGATGAATCGAACGATCAAACTGACAGTACCGTCATTCAAAAATTTGCCACCAAAATTGCGGCCGCTGACGGGGTTATCATTGCCTCACCGGAACACAATCATTCCGTGCCTTCCGCATTGAAAAGCATTATTGAATGGTTATCGTTCAAAATTCACCCATTAGATGGTCAAGCGGTGATGATTGTTGGCGCTTCATACAGCGTTCAAGGCTCATCGCGCGCGCAACTGCACCTGCGCCAAATTTTGGATGCTCCCGGCGTTAACGCCAGTGTTATGCCTGGTTCGGAATTCTTATTAGGTCGGGCCCAAACGGCTTTTGATGACCAGGGTAACTTAAAGGTTCAGGGCACTGTCGATTTCCTTGATAGTTGTTTTGCAAAATTTCAGAAATTTGCAACTATTGTGGCCGAGATGCGCGCACCAGAAGCCTTGAGCTTTGCCCCTGGAACGTATCAAGTGACGGCCACTGGTCATAATGGTGAATTGCCAATGCGGGTGATCCTCTCCGCTGACCGGATTGAAAATATCGAAATTGATACCAGTAGTGAAACGCAGGGGATTGCCGATGTTGCCTTTGAACGCATTCCTAAGGAAATTATCGCGGGGCAAACGCTAGCTGTTGATGCGATTTCTGGGGCATCAATTACTAGTCATGGGGTTATCGACGGGGTCGCCCGTGCGGTTAAAGAAGCTGGCGCCAATCCCGATGATTTGAAGAAACGGCGTGCGACTAAGCAAACAGTCCAATCAGCGGTCAAAGAAGTGACAACTGATGTCGTGGTAGTTGGTGCTGGTGGGGCTGGTTTGACGGCGGCGGCCAAAGTATTACAGGCTGGTCATCAAGCCGTTGTCTTAGAAAAGTTCCCAGCCGTGGGCGGTAATACCGTTCGTGCTGGGGGCCCCATGAACGCAGCTGATCCGGATTGGCAACGACAATTTGCAGCCTTGCCGGGTGAAAAGCAAACGTTGAAGGATCTGAGTGAGCGTGATGAAAGTACGATTGCTCCTGAATATCGGGCTGATTTTCGTGAATTGAAACAGCAGATTGAAGCATACCTGACTGCCAACACCAATCAGCAGGGCACCTTATTTGATTCAACCTTGTTACACCGGATTCAAACGTATTTAGGTGGTCAACGGACCGATTTGAATGGTCAAGAGATTCATGGTCAGTATGATTTGGTGAAAGAATTGACTGACAATGCCCTGGATTCAGTCAAGTGGTTACAATCGATTGGCGTGAAATTTGATGAAAGTCAAGTGACGATGCCAGTTGGTGCGATCTGGCGCCGTGGACATAAACCAATGGGCGATTTAGGCTTTGCTTACATTAAGACGTTGCGTGCCTTTGTTGAACAACAGGGTGGCACGATTATGACGGAAACCCCAGTGCAAGAATTATTGGTGACGGATGGGCAAGTTCGCGGGGTCATTGCGACTAATGTGGCTCATGAGAAAGTTATTATCCACGCTGATGCGGTGATTTTAGCTTCGGGTGGTTTCGCTGCGAATACTAAAATGTTACAAAAGTACAATACGTACTGGACGGCCATTGACGATGATGTCAAGACGACTAATTCACCGGCGATGACTGGTGATGGAATTCGGCTAGGAACTAGCGTTGGTGCAGCATTAGTGGGGATGGGCTTCTCACAAATGATGCCGGTATCTGATCCGGAGACTGGTGAATTATTCAGTGGGCTACAGGTGCCACCGGCTAACTTCGTGATGGTGAACCAGCAAGGGAAGCGATTTGTCAATGAGTACGGCAGTCGTGATGAGTTAACTCAGGCGGCCATTGATAATGGGAGTCTCTTCTATCTAATTGCCGATAATGAAATTAAAAAGACGGCCTACAACACGACACAAGCTAAAATTGACCAGCAGGTGGCGAATGGTACCTTGTTCCGTGCTGATACGTTGGCAGAGTTGGCGCAACAAATTGGCATGGACCCGGCGGTCTTGACTAAGACGATTGCAGACTACAATCGTTACGTTGATGCCGGTAAAGATCCTGAATTTCATAAGACGGCCTTTGATTTGAAAGTTGCCGTGGCACCATTTTACGCAACGCCGCGTAAACCAGCTACCCACCACACGATGGGTGGCTTGAAGATCGATACCGATGCCCACGTCTTAAATACGGACGGTCGGATTATCAACGGTTTATACGCGGCGGGAGAAGTAGCCGGCGGCATTCACGCAGGTAATCGGCTAGGTGGTAACTCGCTTAGTGATATCTTTACATTCGGTCGAATCGCGGCTGCTCATGCTGTCGCTGAGCACGTTGATTCGGTGACGGCCTAA
- a CDS encoding 3'-5' exoribonuclease YhaM family protein — protein MAKKLFDYQLDETVDGYFLLKDSEVRIAKNGKKFLAINFQDTSGEISGKFWDASDTDVENFQAGRVVHLKGKRENYQGNPQIKIQQMRLTHSGEPQEVQQFVEHAPLKTDTMADEINQFVFEITEPNWNRIVRHMLTTFHDRFFSYPAAKKNHHAFAGGLAYHTLSILRLAKAVADQYPHVNRALLYAGAILHDMGKTIEMSGPVSTTYTLAGNLVGHIVLIDEQIVETCQQLKIDEQSESVLVLRHTILAHHGLLEYGSPVRPHIMEAEILHDLDELDASIQMMQTSLGHAEPGTYTERIFAMDGRNFYRPTGDQTKGELPDEQN, from the coding sequence ATGGCAAAAAAATTATTTGATTATCAACTGGATGAAACCGTGGATGGGTATTTCTTGTTAAAGGATTCAGAAGTGCGAATAGCTAAAAATGGTAAAAAGTTTTTAGCCATTAATTTTCAGGATACTTCCGGCGAGATTTCTGGCAAGTTTTGGGATGCAAGCGATACGGATGTCGAAAACTTTCAGGCTGGTCGGGTCGTTCATCTGAAAGGTAAACGCGAAAACTATCAGGGTAATCCGCAAATCAAGATTCAACAAATGCGGCTCACTCATAGTGGCGAACCGCAAGAAGTGCAACAGTTTGTTGAGCACGCGCCACTGAAGACCGACACGATGGCGGATGAGATCAATCAGTTTGTCTTTGAAATTACCGAACCTAACTGGAATCGAATCGTTCGTCACATGCTAACGACATTTCATGACCGGTTCTTCAGCTATCCGGCGGCGAAGAAAAATCACCACGCGTTCGCCGGTGGCCTGGCCTATCACACATTATCAATTTTACGCTTAGCCAAGGCGGTCGCTGATCAGTATCCTCACGTTAACCGGGCCTTACTGTACGCCGGGGCGATTTTGCACGATATGGGTAAGACGATTGAAATGTCGGGACCGGTCTCGACGACTTATACGTTGGCAGGGAACTTGGTCGGTCACATTGTCCTGATTGATGAGCAAATCGTGGAAACTTGTCAACAGTTGAAAATTGACGAGCAGTCGGAATCGGTATTAGTCTTGCGGCATACGATTCTCGCACATCATGGTTTGTTAGAATATGGGTCACCGGTTCGGCCTCATATTATGGAAGCTGAAATCTTACATGACTTAGACGAGTTGGACGCGTCAATTCAAATGATGCAAACTTCACTTGGCCACGCCGAACCGGGCACGTATACGGAGCGGATCTTTGCCATGGATGGTCGTAACTTTTACCGGCCAACTGGTGATCAAACGAAGGGCGAATTGCCAGACGAACAAAATTAA
- a CDS encoding nucleoside 2-deoxyribosyltransferase, whose amino-acid sequence MAQIYIASPFFSPEQVTRVTQLEEALAQNPTVTDFYSPRLHQDAQAEQFTKTWATEIFHRDMAQIAAAQVIVTVLDFEAKNLDSGTAYELGVATMRDLPILALQEKDEAVNLMITESLHWYTKQVRDFKTYDFKQLPQGDFVGEIL is encoded by the coding sequence ATGGCACAAATCTATATTGCTAGTCCATTTTTCAGTCCTGAACAAGTGACGCGGGTCACTCAACTTGAGGAAGCCCTCGCCCAAAATCCAACGGTCACTGATTTTTATTCGCCACGTCTACACCAAGACGCTCAAGCCGAACAGTTTACCAAGACTTGGGCCACGGAAATTTTTCACCGTGATATGGCTCAGATTGCAGCCGCCCAAGTCATCGTGACCGTCTTAGACTTCGAGGCCAAAAACTTGGATTCTGGCACTGCCTACGAACTGGGCGTGGCCACCATGCGCGACTTGCCCATCCTGGCCTTGCAAGAAAAGGATGAGGCCGTTAACCTGATGATTACTGAAAGTTTGCATTGGTATACGAAACAAGTGCGTGATTTCAAAACTTACGATTTCAAACAATTGCCCCAAGGCGACTTTGTCGGAGAAATTTTATAA
- the eno gene encoding phosphopyruvate hydratase: MSVVIDVVKAREVFDSRGNPTVEADVILSDGTLGRAEVPSGASTGANEAVELRDGGQRLQGKGTTKAVNNVNTEINDALHGVSPFNQAQVDQIMIDLDGTPNKERLGANAILGVSMATCRAAAAETHQPLYRYLGGTDLELPQTFHNVINGGEHADNGIDIQEFMITAVDRSSFRDGFEKIVNTYHTLKKVIEKAGYTTGLGDEGGFAPDLDNSEAALQMLHNAIVQAGYVPGKEIAIAFDAAASYFYNTQTKQYDFEGQHLSPDALSDYYAKLLAQFPEIISIEDPYSEDDWENFVKFTKKYGDQVQIVTDDNVCTNPTLFAKAIKMGMANAFLIKLNQIGTVTETLTAIRLARKNGYATMMSHRSGETGDTFLADFTVATRTAQLKSGAPARSERVEKYNQLLRIEEELGTTGTRLAHFPDSVDYDL, translated from the coding sequence ATGTCAGTTGTAATTGATGTTGTTAAAGCACGCGAGGTTTTTGATTCACGAGGTAATCCAACGGTCGAGGCCGATGTGATTTTATCCGATGGCACACTTGGTCGTGCTGAAGTACCCTCAGGGGCATCAACCGGCGCTAACGAAGCCGTTGAATTACGCGACGGTGGTCAACGACTTCAAGGTAAAGGCACCACTAAAGCCGTCAATAATGTTAATACAGAAATCAACGACGCTTTACATGGGGTTAGTCCGTTTAATCAAGCTCAAGTCGACCAGATCATGATTGATTTGGATGGAACGCCTAACAAAGAACGTCTAGGTGCTAATGCGATTCTAGGCGTCTCAATGGCAACTTGCCGGGCTGCAGCCGCTGAAACTCACCAGCCGCTTTACCGGTATCTCGGTGGCACAGACCTAGAATTACCACAAACATTTCATAACGTTATCAATGGTGGCGAACACGCTGACAATGGGATCGACATTCAAGAATTCATGATCACTGCCGTAGACCGTTCTAGCTTTCGGGATGGCTTTGAAAAGATTGTGAATACCTACCATACGTTAAAAAAAGTCATTGAAAAAGCTGGCTATACAACTGGCCTAGGCGACGAAGGTGGGTTCGCCCCCGACCTAGATAACTCAGAAGCCGCGCTACAAATGTTACACAATGCGATTGTACAAGCTGGCTACGTTCCTGGCAAAGAGATTGCGATTGCTTTTGACGCCGCCGCTTCCTACTTCTATAATACTCAAACTAAACAATATGACTTTGAAGGCCAGCACCTCTCACCAGATGCTTTAAGTGATTACTATGCCAAATTACTGGCCCAATTTCCTGAAATCATTTCTATCGAAGATCCTTACAGCGAGGATGATTGGGAGAACTTTGTCAAATTCACTAAAAAATATGGTGATCAGGTTCAAATCGTGACGGATGATAACGTCTGCACTAATCCCACGTTATTTGCAAAAGCCATCAAGATGGGCATGGCCAACGCGTTTCTAATCAAACTAAATCAAATTGGGACCGTTACTGAAACGCTCACGGCAATTCGCTTAGCACGCAAAAACGGGTATGCCACGATGATGTCGCATCGTTCTGGTGAAACTGGTGATACTTTCCTAGCTGATTTTACAGTTGCAACTCGGACGGCTCAACTTAAATCTGGCGCACCAGCCCGGTCAGAACGTGTTGAAAAATACAATCAATTATTGCGAATTGAAGAAGAACTTGGCACGACGGGCACCCGTTTAGCACATTTTCCAGATAGCGTCGATTACGACCTCTAA
- a CDS encoding helix-turn-helix domain-containing protein: MSKFNLELRIKVVTEYLSGKGSPSLAKKYRISNHAIILGWVHRFERRGIEGLKDRSMSQEYSSQFKVDVLNWRKRNQASLPVTALHFDLSSPSTIWQWEKHFQESGIAGLECKRGNPKTMAKHKQNNPKPEKPQTPAAELKQLKQENQMLKIENEFLKKLDALARKKSKHTNSSN; encoded by the coding sequence ATGTCAAAATTTAATTTAGAACTTCGAATAAAGGTCGTTACTGAATACTTATCTGGTAAAGGTTCACCGTCTCTAGCTAAGAAGTATCGCATTAGCAATCATGCAATCATTCTGGGTTGGGTTCATCGATTTGAGCGGCGAGGTATTGAAGGTCTAAAAGACCGGTCAATGTCCCAAGAATATTCTAGTCAGTTCAAAGTCGATGTATTAAACTGGAGGAAACGAAATCAAGCTTCGCTTCCAGTGACTGCCTTACACTTTGACTTGTCGTCGCCAAGTACGATTTGGCAGTGGGAAAAACACTTCCAGGAATCTGGAATAGCGGGACTTGAGTGCAAACGAGGGAATCCTAAGACCATGGCCAAACACAAGCAGAACAACCCCAAACCTGAAAAACCACAGACTCCAGCCGCAGAATTGAAGCAGCTAAAACAAGAGAATCAAATGTTAAAAATAGAAAATGAATTCTTAAAAAAACTCGATGCCTTAGCACGAAAGAAGTCAAAACACACGAACTCATCGAACTAG
- a CDS encoding SpaA isopeptide-forming pilin-related protein: protein MRVKLFSVLLGLLTVLATVLVLGRTVKADVIPATGLTGSAAVVTDRDGKVITDTSTLSKWEDFTVKYDWSVRDGQPIAAGDTATVELPAGTVAPVDLSFPLKDDNGRVVGNFTIKAGETSGVITFNEALAQTGTNRAGVLQFYVKGTADSDVHFDWKLNKIGWIGSYDEQGLPATLTWNIAFNPTGQNVGTVVVNDTLGPNQSYIPGSVVAQTGSYNNAGNFVQSGTIVPKVVVNGNQLTFTFSNVTTAVNMVYNSKLTKVTEGSNNWNNSASMNGTTVSGNVSYGGNGTGNGDNQLGSVTLTKQDATTKAALSGAEYQLLDSTGEVIQSGLTTDENGDINITDLIPGHYQFVETKAPTGYTLNSTPIDFTIDADTVTTPVKVAQFDEKAVVTGSVILTKTAANDGQALAGATYDLKDAAGQTIRHGLVTNTLGQIQIDELAPGRYQFVETKAPAGYELNQTPLDFTIVNGQTAAVTVKATDQPEQPGTTAPEQPGTTEPEQPGTTEPEQPGTTEPEQPGTTAPEQPGTTEPEQPGTTAPEQPGTTTPEQPGTTTGQPAGPDNGASDASASIPNGHNQVSSNGHGTLGLPADQAGQTSQATTLPQTNESHQSLIIAVLGLALLLLMIVWVPFK, encoded by the coding sequence ATGCGAGTTAAATTGTTTTCAGTCCTACTAGGTCTGTTAACAGTTTTAGCAACAGTCTTAGTGTTAGGACGTACCGTGAAAGCAGATGTGATTCCGGCGACTGGTTTGACCGGGAGCGCGGCTGTAGTTACTGATCGTGATGGTAAGGTGATCACGGATACAAGTACGTTGAGTAAATGGGAGGATTTTACCGTTAAGTATGATTGGTCCGTACGTGATGGTCAGCCGATTGCTGCGGGTGATACGGCGACTGTTGAATTACCTGCTGGTACGGTGGCACCTGTCGATCTGAGTTTTCCATTGAAAGATGACAACGGTCGAGTCGTTGGTAATTTTACGATTAAAGCGGGTGAAACGTCCGGGGTGATTACTTTCAATGAGGCCTTGGCACAAACGGGGACGAACCGTGCCGGCGTGTTACAATTTTATGTTAAAGGAACCGCTGATTCTGACGTTCATTTTGATTGGAAACTCAATAAAATTGGCTGGATTGGGAGTTACGATGAGCAGGGGTTGCCCGCAACTTTAACGTGGAACATTGCCTTTAATCCGACTGGTCAAAATGTTGGAACGGTGGTTGTTAATGACACGCTGGGACCTAACCAAAGTTATATTCCAGGTTCAGTGGTTGCCCAGACCGGATCATATAATAATGCTGGGAATTTTGTGCAATCGGGTACCATTGTGCCAAAAGTTGTCGTTAATGGTAATCAATTGACTTTTACTTTCAGCAACGTCACAACTGCAGTTAACATGGTTTATAACAGCAAGCTGACTAAGGTTACTGAAGGAAGTAATAATTGGAATAACTCGGCATCCATGAACGGGACAACCGTCAGTGGCAATGTCAGTTATGGCGGTAACGGAACTGGTAATGGCGATAATCAGCTTGGTAGTGTAACGCTGACCAAGCAAGATGCAACGACTAAAGCAGCCTTAAGTGGTGCTGAATACCAGTTACTGGATAGTACTGGTGAAGTGATTCAATCTGGTTTGACTACCGATGAGAATGGTGATATTAATATTACCGATTTAATCCCTGGTCACTATCAATTCGTAGAGACTAAAGCACCCACGGGCTATACGTTGAATTCAACGCCTATTGATTTTACGATCGATGCTGATACGGTCACAACGCCGGTGAAAGTTGCGCAATTTGATGAAAAAGCGGTGGTTACTGGTTCAGTTATTTTAACTAAAACGGCTGCCAACGATGGTCAAGCATTGGCTGGAGCAACTTATGATTTGAAAGATGCCGCGGGACAGACGATTCGGCATGGGTTAGTGACTAACACGCTGGGACAAATTCAGATAGATGAACTAGCCCCCGGTCGTTATCAATTTGTTGAAACTAAGGCACCAGCAGGTTATGAGCTGAATCAGACACCGCTGGACTTTACCATTGTTAATGGTCAGACAGCAGCAGTGACAGTGAAGGCTACCGATCAGCCAGAACAGCCGGGAACAACGGCACCGGAGCAACCGGGAACAACGGAACCAGAACAGCCGGGAACAACGGAACCAGAACAACCGGGAACAACGGAGCCAGAACAGCCGGGAACGACAGCACCGGAACAACCGGGAACAACGGAGCCAGAACAACCGGGAACGACAGCACCGGAGCAACCGGGAACGACAACACCGGAACAGCCGGGAACAACTACTGGCCAACCGGCAGGCCCTGATAACGGCGCTAGTGATGCAAGTGCAAGCATACCAAATGGTCATAATCAAGTGAGTTCAAACGGACATGGCACATTAGGGCTGCCAGCGGACCAAGCCGGTCAAACTTCACAGGCAACCACGTTACCACAGACGAATGAGAGTCATCAGAGCTTAATCATTGCAGTATTGGGACTTGCCTTATTGTTACTAATGATTGTATGGGTACCTTTTAAATAA
- a CDS encoding LysR family transcriptional regulator — protein MPKSDSSEMRRFLDVLLKHGNFTRAAKDLYISQPYLTQSIRNVEKELGITIINREVTPLRLTTAGRTYYQYLTALENEKDHFNKQIRQYTHANQQVIRLGVLSSLGYYLLPLFLPAFLKVHPTTKIELTEDIAARNEQRVLHGELDFWIGQNPETIAPGLESYDRGRDGYYAIIPNTVKWYQPHQPFINPGALLLNDLLQAPLVLSPHGSSIRRQVDYLLQKHSVTPNIVIESTNTATITKLATAGLGVTFLPDSVHTPPDPERYNILPLPQALMSLNYFIAFPAEHSLNKVEKDLVTIFLTQLEADLAQSSTIS, from the coding sequence ATGCCAAAATCAGATTCCAGCGAAATGCGACGGTTCTTAGATGTGTTGCTCAAACATGGCAACTTTACCCGAGCGGCCAAAGATCTCTACATTTCACAACCCTACCTCACCCAAAGCATTCGCAACGTTGAAAAGGAACTGGGCATCACCATTATCAATCGTGAGGTTACCCCGCTGCGCCTGACCACGGCTGGGCGCACTTATTATCAATATTTGACGGCACTTGAAAACGAGAAGGATCACTTTAATAAACAAATTAGGCAATACACGCATGCCAACCAACAAGTGATTCGGCTGGGCGTCTTATCTAGTCTCGGCTATTACTTATTACCCTTATTCTTACCTGCTTTTTTGAAGGTTCACCCAACCACCAAAATCGAATTAACGGAAGATATCGCAGCTCGCAATGAACAACGGGTGCTACACGGTGAGCTGGACTTTTGGATTGGTCAGAATCCTGAAACCATCGCGCCGGGACTTGAAAGCTATGATCGTGGGCGTGACGGTTACTACGCGATTATCCCGAACACCGTTAAATGGTACCAACCACATCAGCCCTTCATTAACCCGGGGGCGTTACTGCTTAACGACCTGCTACAAGCGCCGCTAGTCTTGTCGCCCCACGGGTCATCGATTCGACGCCAAGTTGACTATTTATTACAAAAGCACAGCGTGACACCGAATATCGTGATTGAGAGCACGAATACCGCCACCATCACCAAACTCGCCACCGCTGGATTGGGTGTTACCTTTTTACCAGACAGTGTCCATACGCCACCTGATCCGGAGCGTTATAACATCTTACCCCTGCCCCAAGCACTAATGTCGCTGAATTACTTCATTGCCTTTCCGGCTGAGCATTCACTGAATAAGGTAGAAAAAGACTTGGTGACGATCTTCTTAACCCAGTTAGAAGCCGATCTGGCACAATCATCAACGATTTCATAA
- a CDS encoding NADPH-dependent FMN reductase yields the protein MKFIGIVGTNATKSTNRQLLQYMQRHFQQQATVEICEIKDLPAFNETEDRTAPVAIQQLSDKIVAADGVIFATPEYDHSIPAALKSAIEWLSYTTRPLINKPVMIVGASNGSLGTSRAQAHLRQILEAPELKALVMPNIEYLLGRSLQAFDDQGDLTYPDKVQELDNAFGEFVDFVDLTNKIMPSSQFFEKSKQFSWRQVTGEE from the coding sequence ATGAAATTTATTGGGATTGTTGGGACTAATGCAACCAAATCCACTAACCGGCAGTTATTGCAATATATGCAACGGCATTTTCAACAACAAGCCACTGTTGAAATTTGTGAAATAAAAGATTTACCAGCTTTTAATGAAACGGAGGACCGGACGGCACCGGTTGCGATTCAGCAGCTTAGCGATAAAATCGTCGCAGCTGACGGGGTGATTTTTGCCACACCAGAATATGATCATTCAATTCCGGCGGCACTGAAAAGTGCAATCGAATGGCTGTCTTATACCACGCGGCCGTTAATCAATAAACCCGTCATGATTGTTGGGGCCTCCAATGGTTCGCTAGGAACGTCACGAGCACAGGCGCACTTACGCCAGATTTTAGAAGCGCCGGAATTAAAGGCATTAGTCATGCCAAATATTGAATACTTACTAGGCCGCTCACTACAAGCTTTTGATGATCAGGGTGACCTGACCTATCCGGATAAGGTTCAGGAATTAGACAATGCGTTTGGCGAATTCGTCGATTTTGTGGATTTGACGAATAAGATTATGCCATCGAGTCAGTTCTTCGAAAAAAGTAAGCAGTTCTCATGGCGACAAGTGACTGGGGAGGAATAG